The Glycine soja cultivar W05 chromosome 15, ASM419377v2, whole genome shotgun sequence region CGGATGCGTGGGACAAATGAAAAGTATTGGTGCTTCATAAGTACCTATCTTGTGCCACAATCCTATCAAACAGTTCTCCACCAGAACACAGCTCCAACACAAGGTGCACCCCATTTGAGTCCTCATACACATCATAGAGGTCAATCACATTAGGGTGTGGTGAAACATTTTCCACTATTCTCCTCATCACAAGAATCTCATTTGTGAGCAAGGCATCTGAGACTGAGACTtgtctccatgtggggaatccCATCATAGCTGCTGTGCTCTTCTTCTCTCCACCCTTTGGTCTTGGAAATCCAGAAGGGTTGTTGGAGTTTGAGGCAGTGCCTACCCTTCTCAGGGTTTTGATGGCTACATGTGTTTTGGTGTCACTGCTTGATTTTTTGGTGCCTTTTCTGACaacagaaaatccacctcttcCTAGGACTTCTGAAACTTCATACTCATCTGAGAGTTTTCTGGTTTCATTCCCCATGGTGGTGTGGTGCACACAAAGTCTTTGAAATTATGGAATCTTGAAGACTCAGAAAATGTGCAGTGGGAAGGGAATTggtatgtaaaaaaatgttaactttaATTCAATGATAGGGGCTTTCAAAACGCGTGTTGAAACGGTTGAGAGTGACATTAGCCTGTTGTAAGAGTTTGTGGATTAGTTTATGACATAAAATATGAAACAAATTGGGATAGGTACAAGAGAAAAAACAATATGGCTGGTAGGAGCTGTTCTGGAAGGGACAAAGAGAGAGTCAACTGCTGGCATTATATTCGAAGTTTCCCTGATCGCCATTTAGCCAAATTCAGATTTAATCTTTGTCAGGATGAAgtgtaaaacaaaagaaataaactaGGATAACTGACTTGGATTTTATCTCAAGGCTCTCCTTAACCTAATCCATATCATGATATTTActagcattttaatttttaattgtctttatattaaacatacatatagttctctctctctctatatatatatttgttgtatTTATCTAAtactactatttatttttttacatttggaAACAGTTTGAGACTCTATGGAGTAGTAGTGTAAGCTTCTTTCATGTTAGGTAATAGGAATTGCTCAACTACAAGTCAcacattcttttttaatttttttttgttgagatgAAAGATTATGGGTGTCCTCTAACCTACTTGTTAATCTTGCTTGTGGTGTATGATGGTCACTAACTCAAAGAAATCTTTAAGCAAACATATAAATCTAACGAAACTTTACACTATttcataaatgaaattaaaggattatgtattttttcttccataaagattatcttttgattttgttcctcaattctttttatttaatttattttttaataaaaatatgtttcttaGCCCCCCAGAGTAATTTCGCTTCAGGTGATGATGAGCCATAATCAACTTTAATATACCATACGTCAGTGATCCATTTGCTATATGTCATTACTTAACAAATAGCAAAACTAAaacatttgttttataaatCAGGGTTAAATTTAGAGGCATTGATATCAAAATtggttaattttatataaataaaaacacaaccTAAAATAAACAAGGTTAGgtatacttttttttcattttacggAATAATGTTCATTAGAAAGCATGAAAACGGTGcaaaaaattatgcaaaaatacATGATTGTCTTAATATTTAGGCTTAATTACTATTTTgatcctctaatttattttaaaagtttaatttagtcTTCTTATTATTAAAAGGTTCAAAtagatcataatttttaaaagagttTCAATTAGGTCCTTTTATTTATAGAAGTTTCaattaagtttcttattttttttttaaaatgttttcaatttggttccatttaaaatcaaattttatcttattttttaaatttttggagtAGATGGAAGAAAAAAGGGACCAAATTGCACccatttttatagaaaaaagatccaaatgaacttaaaaaaataaaaattaaaggactaaaattgtaattaaaccTATTATTTATGTAGTAGTGTATTGAAGTATGATATTACAAAGTTTGATTGTGAATGGGTCTATTTGCTAACTTGGGTTGGCATGTGTGGTTAAGGATTCAAAGTTAACTTCCGTCTTCTGTATGGATATGGTTGGGTTCAATTTCTCCTCAAACTACTAAAATCTTGTTTGGTAAACAACTCCAGGAAGATCCTCTTATGCTCAAAGGTTGGATATGCAATAATATGactaagaaataatattttgagtGGGTCTTTATTGACAGCTTTAGCATGTCATTGATGCCTCCGATTGAGATTGACTTAGTCTCTCAAAACTCTAATAGGTAGTTTGGTTCATTGAACTTTGAATATTGCTAGTAGTAAACTATGCCTTTTTCTAACACTGTGTGATAAGAGATCACTTAAGATCGTCTTGGAAAATAGGTATAAAAAGAAAGGAACTTGACCCTAATCGTGACCTATCGATAGAATCAAAGTTATCAAAAGGGGCATGACCCTAACCGTGATCTGCTGATAGAACTAACACTATCAATTTTTAACCCAAGAACAAAGGAAAAGCTCTCACAATAGAGAAactcttaaattttattaatcttcAAATTCTCCCAACAAGCTGTTTAAGGAGTCTATCTGTACTCCTATTAATAACCCTAATTTAGGCCCAAGGGccaataactaatctaataattaaaatattttaaaaaaacaataaaaggtCGTGACAGTCCATTACAAGTCTGAAAATAGgttcaaaatacaattaaaaatgaaaacaaatcttattctaaaagttggttaaaatttatgagcATGTTGAGCTTAATTATTATCTAACCAACCCAATATTAATAATCCACCAAAATTGATCAACTCAATGCTTCTTGTCTTGTAAATTGTGCTTCCTAAAGTGATTCTTCAAGTTGACCTCAAAGTATCTTCATCAATTTGTAGGAGAGTGACCCAATTAGGTGCAACCCTTAATTCACATTGGTATTCTTTCTTAGATCTTTAGAATCAGGCCTTGCAATGCTTGCTTCATCCTCTTAGTCTTGGGCCTTGCCATAGGACCTTCAATCCCCTGTAAAGGATCATTAGACGGGCTAGTTGCACCTCCATCATTCCCTTCCTCTTTGAAAGGATTCGTCCTCGAATCTGATTCATTACCTACATCAAAGAAAGATAGATCAGCCAAATTAAAGGTGGCACTTATGTTACCATATTCTCTTGGCAAGTCCAGCTTGTAAGTATTGTCATTTATCTTTTCTAGAACTTGAAAAGGCTTATCTCCTCTTGGTTgcaacttggattttctttgaGCCGGGAATCTTTCTTTCCTCATATGAACCATTCCTAATCTCCTGGAAACTTTTCACTAAAGTATGCAACTAGTTTAGAGTCCTGCATCAGTATTGCTCTTATTCCAACATCAGAAGCAttacattcaatttcaaaagcTTTATCAAAATTAGGCAAACAAAGCAAAGGTGCATTTGTTAGCTCacctttcaataaattaaaagttttctCATGCACGTCAGTCCACTTGAACACCACATTCTTTTTTACAAGTTCATTTAAAGGTGTAGCAAGTGAACTAAAGTTCTTCAATAATCttctataaaaacttgctatACCATGAAAACTTCTTACCTCATTAGCATTCTTAGGTTAAAGCCATTCCCTAATTGTCTTTACCTTTTCTTCATCCACACTTATTCCTTTTGAGCTATTGACAAAACTCAAGAACACAACATATTCATGGAAAAAAGAACACTTTTTAAGATTGACATACAATTTATTTCCTctcaaaacattaaaaacatgtaaatgatcAACATGTTCCTCTAATGTTTTGCTATAGATCAAACTGTCTTCAAGATACACCACAACAAATTTTCCAATGCAAGCACGCAAAACATGGTTCATTAACCTCATGAAGGTACTGGGTGCATTAGTTAAACCAAATGGCATTACCAGCCACTCATataaaccatattttgttttagaagTTATTTTCCATTCATCACCTTCTTTCATGCGAATTTGACAGTATTCCctcttcaaatatattttagaaaacacaCACGAAACATGaaattcatcaaacatatcatccaatctAGGGATATGATATCTATACTTtacaatgattttatttatgccCCATTTTTCTTTGGAACCAAGATCAGAGGAACAGAACACAAACCAAGAATTTTCCTAAGAAATCCCTTTTGCAAGAACTCATCAACTTGCCTTTGAATCTCCTTTGCTTCTTCTGAACTTGGCCTATAGGTTGGCCTATTTGGAAGTGAAGCATCAGGAATGAAGTCagtcaatttgatgctcaatacCTCTTGAAAGAGGTAATTGATAACTGCTATGTATAGgtattttgggattaaattaAGTAGGGAttgttaatttttctctcttatttcttcctttttgtgtgaataattggaatttttacatcatttaagtttttgtataGAAAGTGTTAAAAGCTGTGAATTTATCATGATTGGTGAATAATTGGCATAGAAAAACAAAGTAaagttaaaagaagaagaaaatttgaagataTGAAGCTACTCACTCAGCGCATATAAAGCGTTCAGCGTGATGCAGGCGCTTAGCAGGCAACGCATGCCTAGCGCCAAGAAGTTGAGAGAGTATGAAACGTGAAGGCCCGCTTAGCACAAATCACGTGCTAAGCGCGAGGTTACCGCCATACTCACTAAGCGCAGCCATCAAGCTTAGGGCAAAGGTTGCGTGAAAACCAAGTTGAActgcacctataaaagaagaagagagaagaaggaaaaatacaccaaaaatttaagagaatataaTTCCTTACAGAAGGCAAAGGCCAGAAGCAGAAGAAGCAATCATTAGGAGTCATTCCTTTCCTCCATTCCCTTTTTCAATTTCCCTCTTTCTAAATATTATCATCTTGCAATCATAAAGCCTCTTATGACAATGAAAGGTTAAACCCTTTTTGTTGGGAGCTTCACAGCCAACTgctcttgatgtaatttctcttcctatctatttatgaatattacatttTCATTATCCTTTTCTGTGAttatggtttgatcacccatttgcataGTAAGTTTTAGGGATAACATTGGAAAGTGTTATTCTTTAATAAAACTGGAAAAAGGATATCTAAATAATTCATCACCAAGGATAGGTTGATTTTGTTTAGCTTGTTATATATCTCtcttcttaatgcaatttaactgtttttttatctcttaaagagatttgggagagaaaatagataaattatgttCTTTTGCTTGAGGGATCATGGTTAGAGTATGAGTTGATGCAAGTGAAAATTGGAATAaacataaatagagaaaaattatccTCTGTATCATCTTCCTTTTTCCCTGttgtgacatcctagaatttctacccggaattttgtaagtgttacatctaaatgattatatatatatatatatatatatatatatatatatatatatatatatatatatatatattattcagtgtatatatattcttggtagaagtatgtacattgggggaaagatacgcgggttagactaattaacaaAGAGTAACCCATAACCGAACGGTTATAGAGTAATtcgcaattaattagtctaaaaattatcgttttgcgtgcaacttaaaatttaaaaaaaccaacctctgaaccacgctcagggtctcattctgagcgttttgatatatattgcctactttcgaaaacgggccccgacgggtgcagagaaacacgaggaactggaaccagagaggtggcatgcaaaccgaggcaggatttcagCATCCTAAAGGTCAAATTTTTTCtcctttgtggctgagtatgacgTCAAATCAAGGAAAAAaggtgggcccttttgctccacttAAAATGGGACATGTGGCAAGtgcttttagaaaagaaaaggaaaaagaaaagaaaatcattttttttaaaaaacagcccaaatcttctctctcttcattcagaaaatttcaaaaacttctccctctttccacgttgcttttctcttcttcttctccaccattgaagcctccattgaagctccaaaattcctcctcatttctaccccaaattgcaaggagaagccattttcggagtcttGGAGCACACCTCTACTTTGTGGGGCTTCAAATTTCAGGTaagggtggacttcttctcacttgaaattcgtgggtgttgggtttttgggagctatgatgggtagttctactaggttattgCCTTAGGGTAGTTATTtctgaaggaatttgttgaaatcatTCTAAACTTGATATGTTTGATGTGAGCAAAATTACCCATGCTgatttagggttttatgatgatgctttgtgatatatgtatgctgaaaatgttgatagaaaactggtagagatgatagggagagttaacttagggttaaatgtgagaTTGGTAATGTtgtgagtggaaaagtgtgagattttgagggttagaaAAGCCAACtttggggttagtggaaattggagTCAAAAGTGAGTTGATTCaagtttagaatgtcaattaggacttgtaggaaagcttgggcagaacaaatgagaaaaatgagtgacaaatgtgaaagaaaagagccatttctagggtaaattaggtgttgagaggtcaaattttgaataggtggagttttcaccttaaaaccagtttgagaaattttaaatcaatattatagacttgattgagatgagagtttaccccaaaattacccaattcccatttcacctttcaaaccttgagaattcactaaattggtgggttttggatacctatattttgatttgctttggtttgaagtttgtttttgatttaaatatgatttatacatgatttaggacttgtaggatccaatttgagtaaaattggatgtgggcaagttggatttcgaaatctgccatattatgcagaaaaatgtTGTTAAATTGTGCAACAGATTTTTACCAAATGTGCAGAAAAATGGTTGTGCATTGCTAGTCACGGGAAGGGTAGTACATCTCGTGTTCCAGGCATTTtttagcagatcccaacggtcaaaatgtataTTTATGTACTAGGAACCTCCAGCAAAATTTTCAAGgcaatccaatggttaacgaatcgtaaagaagagaatgttactggggtatgtGAGTAGGGAAAACTGTGGAATTTGAATGAGTTTTgtgcagagttttctgcctccactctgttttcttggtttagggtagtttcatgataaatgaaattgaattgtttggatattgggaaagcttggaggggttgatggggacccggtgctgagaggaacgaggataagggctacgtaggagtgcgtgagctcaatttaaaggtgggcaactggggatggtgtgtTTATGTTTGACTTGTGGAAGTAGGAGAGTTGATTTGCGCCATcacccgatcgccacctagtaccacatatgacgggtgccccataatccaataagcttgatgtgagaaagcgtggaagagttagtcttcctacttttgtttgttgaccacagagtggtacctggaaaTATGTCGCgcgggtcaggagaccttggggacgtcaggtggggtgctatttccCAAAACCAATCTTGgctaatcccgacccaacccgggcattgtcagtcagtgagaacctgtgacgtacctaagcaggcgagctcttggcagtcaaccaataaaagaacaaagtccacAAAGCACGGAGActtgtgtggcggctggccagctatgtaTCTTGGGTGGTATCTGGaaattagcctctggtaatcgattaccattcgtgggtaatcgattagaggtaacactgtgtaatcgattaccttacACAGTGTAATTTTTAGTTTCCAATGTGcaaaggctgtgtaattcatttttgggcactggtaatcaattacatactttggtaatcgattaccagagaggaaatcccttgaaaaagacattttgactatgCGTAGTCGTTATAggacgcattgtattgttacctgtgtagttagatttcttgtgaaagagtctaccctctttctttcatctcttgtagatcacgatggcagcgcagttgatccatgatcgcgttgcgatggagtgcctagagggtgtttgggagaccctcgaaggcaatgagaggtgccgatttcgtggcacaattcgacttactgctacttcattagtacatccggaggaacccgcacgcacacttcagcagcctgtggagtggatactacctacacctactccatatcgactagttgagccggttcaagtgatagaggtgtcatcctctgaagaggatcttgaagaggacccagaggagttacctcctgaacctgttgtggatgcccttgacttcccaaaggatgatgaggacccactccctgatgttgattctccagaggatattatgtcaacatctgaggcagactctataGAGGAGAGTGACCCTGGAGGGACAGCGAATAGTgacgactcttcatcatagtagacgactccttagactaggcgtacatactttttgggggtgggtgtatctagttcatactgctaggtttactcttttgatttttgggtgggtagacctattgtatagagattttgatgattgtatatattgtggctgaagccaccacagttgttacctttgctctggatgtcactatgttattttgcaaactcccatattttggacagttttagatgataaatataattatgttttattttgttatttgaaaaggaaatgttaacaaactttatttgaaaagagtttaccgacaacatcttattatttctcacgtgacgacctaaaatgatggctggtatatttttgaatgagcaaaatagtttaaaggttatgagtgatcagaaagaaatgaatccgaatagagttgtgaactggccattcaggactctatagtgataattttccttctgaatttaattaccgtgaaatgaataacagtgcgaaaaaaaaagaaaaagagaaaaagagaaaaaatttcccatggtttctgctatttaatttattactattaaaccagtcattatttagggacgccacacatGTGATCTATCCTCATCTATATTTTGAAGAACACATCATGGCAAAGGACCGGCCACAGAGGATCACTCTAAAGGACTACTCTAGTTCCTCTACACCTTAGTACTTCATAAGCATAGCCCAACTTAAAGTTCAAGTTGCCAACATCACTTATCCAGATTCCCTCATCCAGCTGATTCAAGGAAAATCTCTTTCATGGGCTACCAAATGAAGATCCATATGCCCACCTTGCTACATACATAAAGATTTGCAACACGGTGAAGATAGCAGGAGTTCCAGAAGATGGCATCCACCTCAAcctgttttctttttcattggCTGGTGAAGCAAAAAGATGTTTGAACTCCTTCAAAGGAAATAGCTTATGGACATGGGAAGAGGTGGTGGAGAAgttcttgaagaaatattttccaAAGTCCAAGACCGCTGAGGGAAAGTGGAAATCTCGTTATTCCATCAATTCCCTGATGAATCATTGAGTGAAGCTCTTGAACGCTTCCATGGTTTACTCTGGAAGACTCCTACCCATAAGTTTAGTGAGTCAATTCAGCTAAACACATTCATTGATGGCTTGTGACCCCATTCTAAGCAACTTCTCGATGCCTCCAATGGTAGAAAGATCAAACTGAAGAAACTTGATGAAGCTATGGAGTTGATTGAAAACATGGCAGCCAGTGACCATGTTATCCTTTGTGATCAAGCTTTCACACCCACAAAGAAGAGTCTTCTTGAGCTCACATCACAAGATGCACTAATAGCTCAAAACAAGTTCCTAGCCAAGCAAATAGAGACCCTTACAAAGACACTGAACAAGCTTCCTCAATAGTTGCATGTAGTGCAACCTGCTCATTCTTTAGTCATGCAAATTGGGGGATGCAGTATTTATGGTGGGGCTCATAAGTCAGGCATGTGCATGGCTCAGGACGATGCATCCAAAGAAGTCAACTACATGGCCAATCCCAACCATCAAGGGTTTCATCAAGGAGGACCTCCAGGATATAATCAGGGGGGAAATTTCTCTCAAGGCCAAGGCTGTAGATCCCATTCTAGGAATAAATTCAACAAAGATCAAGGTGGTCCATCCATCTGGCCTCCCAACCAAGGGCCTAATCTCTATGAGAGGACCACCAAGCTAGAAGACACTCTGGCTCAATTTATGCAGGTTTCCTTGTCAAATCACAAGAGCATAGAGTCAGCTGTCAAGAATTTGGAGGTTTAGGTGGGCCAACTAGCTAAGCAACTGGCTGAAAGGTCCACAGGGAGTTTTGTGGCAAACACTAAGAAGAATCCCAAGGAAGAGTGCAAGGCGGTTCTTACTAGAATCCAAAGGAGGGAAAAtgttgagagagaaaagagagatgaTGGAGTAGTGGAGGATGTGAGTAATGAGGAAGGAgagaataaaaagagagaaaatgatgaaaaagaaaaaaatgagagtaaGGAGAGTGGTAATGAAGTCTTAACCACTAAAACCAAGAGTATGTTAGTTAGGGAGGCTAGGAAGAAGATACTCGCAACCCTAGTGAAGGACATCCCATATCCCTTGGTGTCGTCAAAGAAAGAGAAGGAGCGATACTTTGCTCATTTCCTTGATatatttgttggatcaagtggcttcggaataattaagaaaggggggtgaattaattattaatgtaccttgactaattaaaacttatccttcttaatgttactagattcaattaggctttactactaagttatgtaacttaaacaaaagtaaagcgtaaaagtaaagtgcacagtggaaattaaaaaatgtagggaagaagaagacaaacacaagaattttatagtggtttggcaacaacccgtgcctacatccagtcccaaagcaaccaccggttcttgagatttctttcaaccttgtaaaattctttacaagcaaagatccacaagggatgcaccctcccttgttctctttgaacaaccaagtggatgtaccctccacttgaattgatccacaagagatgtaccctctcttgttctcagttgcaacaacccaagtagatgtaccctctacttgtaccacaaaggatttaccctccaatgtgttaagacaaagaattcttaggcggttagtcctttgaatctttgtaaggggaaacaaaagatatcttagatggttagtcctttgaaatcttttgtttaagggaaagggaagaatcaaaagaattctcaggcagttagtcctttgaattctcttggaaagagagaagggagacacaaaagaattcaggcgattaatccttcattcttttggaaaagggataaGAGATACACAAAAAGATTTCAGGccattagtccttgttgaattcttttttgcaaagggagaagagaatgaaagatGAGTAGGAAAGAATTGTAAAGGTTTAAAggtttctcaaaagttgttcaagaagttgttcaaaaaagaaaattgaatgcaagtcaaggtcttgctttgaTAGACTCTTCGTgtttggtcaagaaaaccattgaaagagttataaccttgagaaaatcatgtcaagagttacatctcttgaccttttgttcaaaacttgtcactggtaatcgattacacaatgctttttatgaaaagatgtgacttttctcaattgaatttgaatttcaacattcagatacactggtaatcgattaccaatatattgtaatcgattacaccatttaaaaatcatttggaacgttgcaaattcagttaaagctttttgaaatcaaattttaacactggtaatcgattaccagagagtaaatactctggtaacttagaaaaatttgagaaaactcttttgtaaaacaaaattgtgctatgtttggtttttgaaaaattcttttcaatacttcccttgtgaagtcttgacttgttgcttcttgatttcttctcttgaatcttgaattcatcttctcttgaatcttgattcttcttgatttcctctaatgaatcttgaaattaatcttgatcttgaacttgttgacttaatcttgaaatcattcttttgggatttttgtcatcatcaaaactacttgatttatacttgattcatcatcatgaagcttgcttctacaatattTAAGAAGCTGGAGATCACCATTCCCTTTGGAGAGACCTTACAGCAGATGCCTCTGTATACAAAGTTTTTGAAGGACTTGCTCACGAAAGGCAAATACATCAACAATGAGAGCATCGTGGTGGAAGGAAACTACATTGCTATGATCTAGAGGATTCTACCACAAAAATTCAAAGACCCAGGAAGTGTAACCATCTCATGCTATATTGGGGATGTGTCAGTGGGTAGAGCTCTTATTGATCTGGGGGCAAGCATCAACCTAATGCCCCCATCTATGTGCTGGAGAATCAGGAATTTGAGAATTGCTTCTACTAGGATGACGCTTCAGCTAGTAGACAACTCTATTACTAGACCATATGGTGTAGTTGAAGATGTCCTTGTTAAGGTTCACCAATTTACTTATTCAGTGGATTTTCTGATCATGGATATAGAAGAAGACTTTTATATTCCCCTAATACTGGGCCAACCATTCATGCTTACTGCAAAATGTGTTATGGACATAGGGAATGGAAACTTAGAAATGAGTGTGGAGGATCAGAAAGTCACCTTCAACCTATTCGAAGCAAAA contains the following coding sequences:
- the LOC114386143 gene encoding uncharacterized protein LOC114386143, with translation MKLASTIFKKLEITIPFGETLQQMPLYTKFLKDLLTKVGRALIDLGASINLMPPSMCWRIRNLRIASTRMTLQLVDNSITRPYGVVEDVLVKVHQFTYSVDFLIMDIEEDFYIPLILGQPFMLTAKCVMDIGNGNLEMSVEDQKVTFNLFEAKKTSQ